In Coleofasciculus sp. FACHB-1120, one genomic interval encodes:
- a CDS encoding photosystem I assembly protein Ycf4 has translation MAAPTTSTSNRVLRQEVLGSRRLSNYWWATVVSLGATGFLLAGISSYLKVNLLPFADPTKLLFIPQGIVMGLYGIAGLLVALYLWMMILLDVGGGYNEFNQETGYIRIFRWGFLGKNRQIEVGCRIQDVQAIRVEIKEGLNPRRSIYLRVKGRRDIPLTRVGEPLPLSELENQGAQLARFLEVPIEGL, from the coding sequence ATGGCTGCACCGACAACATCCACAAGTAACCGCGTTCTCCGTCAAGAGGTTTTAGGCTCTCGTCGCTTGAGTAACTATTGGTGGGCAACCGTAGTCTCCTTGGGAGCTACAGGCTTTTTATTGGCTGGAATTTCAAGTTACCTAAAAGTCAATCTGCTACCCTTTGCTGACCCCACCAAGTTACTTTTTATCCCTCAAGGGATAGTCATGGGATTGTACGGGATTGCTGGGTTACTCGTAGCGCTCTATCTATGGATGATGATTCTTTTAGACGTAGGGGGCGGTTACAACGAGTTTAATCAAGAAACCGGATATATTCGCATCTTTCGATGGGGCTTTCTCGGTAAAAACCGCCAAATTGAAGTTGGCTGCCGCATCCAAGATGTCCAAGCGATCCGAGTGGAAATTAAAGAAGGTCTCAACCCGCGCCGGTCGATTTATCTGCGCGTCAAAGGACGCCGTGATATTCCCCTGACGCGAGTTGGAGAACCGCTACCCTTGTCAGAGCTGGAAAATCAGGGTGCCCAACTAGCTCGCTTCTTGGAAGTTCCCATCGAAGGTCTCTAA